The genomic region ACTATATGTGTAAAATTACTAATTCATTTATTAAAAAAACTGGAAATTTATTTTCTTTTCGTTTTCCTTGCGGAATTCACAAATGAAAACTTCCTTTCCAGTTTGTTTAAATCTTCTTATAAGAAGTCTTGTCCACCATTAACTTGGATAATTTCTCCTGTTAAGAAAGAAGCTTTTTCACTACATAAGAATGAAATTACTGATGCTACTTCTTCAGGTTGACCAAAACGTTTCATTAAGATATTGTTTTTCCAAGATTCAAATACTTGAGGATTTGTTTTCTTAATGTTGTCATGGAATGGAGTATCGATAGTTCCTGGGCTTACTGCGTTAGAACGGATACCGTATTCTGCTAAATCTTTTGCAAATGCTCTTGTTAAAGTAACGATTGCTGCTTTACTTACACCATAGATACCAGCTCCTGGACCACCTGCATTCCATGCAGCATTTGATGCAAAGTTAACGATTGAAGCATTTTCACTTTTCTTTAAGAAAGGAATTGCTGCTCTTGTTACGAAGAATGCGCTATCTACATTTAATGCCATTACATTACGGTAGAAATCAGTAGTCATTTCTTCAAAACGAGAACGTCCTCCAAGTCCACCAGCGTTGTTTACAACAACGTCGATAACTCCGTATTTTTCACCAATTGCAGCTACACTTGATGCTACTGCAGCTTCGTTTGTTACGTCAAAGTTAACGTACTCACATTCTGCTCCTACTTCTTTTAATGATGCAATTGCAGTTGCTGCTTGTGCGTCATCAATTCCGTTAATTACTACTGTATAACCATCTTTTGCTAATGCTGTTGCAGTTGCTAAACCAATACCACCTGTTGCTCCTGTAACTAATGCTACTTTTTTACTCATTTTAATTTCTCCTTTTATTTTTAAATTTCAAATGTTGTTTCTGTTTGACCATCATGTATGATTACATACATACTGGCGTTACTTGTGATACCATATTGTTCAAATCCTTCTCTAGCAATACATTCATATTGCTTTTTAGCATGGATTGTTACTTTATGGTGATCTTGTACTACTTTTATATTTGCAGGAACAAAGCATTCAAACATAACTGCTTTTTTGCAGGCTTGCTTTGTTTCAAAATATAACGATTTAATTTCTACTCTACATACTTTGTCAGGCTCTTGTGTTGTCATTACTCCGACAACATCTTGATCGTATTGTTTTTCTGTTATTTCTACATCACTATGGATAACATACCCTAATTGCTTATTGTTTAATGCATAAGTATAAGCATTTTCAAAGTTCTTTGTTGCATGATTGTTTGTATTTGAGATAACTGAGAACTTATGGTCCTCTTCACTTACAAAACGGTCTAAGAATACCATGAATTCTAAATCATCACTAAAGACTGTTCTACTAACTTCTGTCATTTTTGCAGCTTCTTTATAGATTTTAGTTGTATCTCCATAGTACCCAACCATATCATCTTGATGAACATAATTCATTACATCACCACGATATTCATTAACAATATCAAAGTCAGGGTTTTGTGCTAATCTAGCTTTTGCTGAATCAACATAAACATCATTACAATCAAATACATCTGTGTATTGACCATCTACTAATAACACATTGTGATTGTCAGGCATAATATTTCTATTATAACCATCTTCACATGTTAAGAATTCACTTCCTTCAACATAGATATAAGCTAAGTTATCAGGATGATGATGTGATAATGATAAACAATCAATATTTTCTTTATAATACAATTCCCAAGCTTTATCCCATTGTTTTTTACCACCAGGAGCGCTACATTTAATTGTAAATACTTTTCCATCACGATCCCAAGTATTACGCATACTTAGTAATCCTAAATCTGGGAAATATTTTACTTTTGGTAACTCTGCTAAAGGTTTTGCTTCTACTTTTGGGCTAAACCATAAGAATTCAAATACTGCTTCTGGTAAAATACCAGGCTTCACTTTACTATTATTTGCTTCTATTTCTAAGAATTCATCTAAAACAATATTCGCAAATGTTTGTGCATACCCGTTATTGTACTCTGCAGCCACTTTATAATAAACACAAGCTGTATGTCCACTATGGCGATCATGTGCATCTCCATAGTTTAATTGCTGTGCTAGATCTGGTGCTGATTGATATAAACGATAATCGAATGTATTTCTTAAATACTCACTTGTTTCGAAGTAATTAATACCTTCTTGTACATTTAATAAGTGAGCATATACAAATAACCACATTCCACCATAACGCCAATAAACAACACCTTCATAATTAGAACCATCTTCTGGCATATATTCATATACTCTTTTAAAGTTTTCTTTGGCACTATCAATATATACTTGTCCATTTAAGCCATCTGCTTGTAATACATAACCAGCAGTAGCTAATCCATTTAAGTTGATCCAGTTATGGTTTTGATAGTATTGTGTTGCCCATCCTTCACCAGCTGTTTCTTCTTTGTAGTCATACATGATTTTTGCATGATGTTCTATTTTATTTGTGATTGTTTCTCTTAGTTCTTGATCTAAGTCTGCTTTTAACCAATCATAACCAAGTGATAATCCAAATAAAATCCAAGAAGCACTTAAATCTACATTTACTAAATGAGCGAATCCCCATTTTTCATAATTCAATACAGTATTAATAAATCTTTTTG from Tannockella kyphosi harbors:
- a CDS encoding SDR family NAD(P)-dependent oxidoreductase, whose amino-acid sequence is MSKKVALVTGATGGIGLATATALAKDGYTVVINGIDDAQAATAIASLKEVGAECEYVNFDVTNEAAVASSVAAIGEKYGVIDVVVNNAGGLGGRSRFEEMTTDFYRNVMALNVDSAFFVTRAAIPFLKKSENASIVNFASNAAWNAGGPGAGIYGVSKAAIVTLTRAFAKDLAEYGIRSNAVSPGTIDTPFHDNIKKTNPQVFESWKNNILMKRFGQPEEVASVISFLCSEKASFLTGEIIQVNGGQDFL
- a CDS encoding DUF4962 domain-containing protein: MQKTNYVFIGDLEPFKAQAHNERKEQLNRLLEEANRYATFELPEVHPDGSTTYMGIAIVNLALAYNLTKEDKYLKEAKRFINTVLNYEKWGFAHLVNVDLSASWILFGLSLGYDWLKADLDQELRETITNKIEHHAKIMYDYKEETAGEGWATQYYQNHNWINLNGLATAGYVLQADGLNGQVYIDSAKENFKRVYEYMPEDGSNYEGVVYWRYGGMWLFVYAHLLNVQEGINYFETSEYLRNTFDYRLYQSAPDLAQQLNYGDAHDRHSGHTACVYYKVAAEYNNGYAQTFANIVLDEFLEIEANNSKVKPGILPEAVFEFLWFSPKVEAKPLAELPKVKYFPDLGLLSMRNTWDRDGKVFTIKCSAPGGKKQWDKAWELYYKENIDCLSLSHHHPDNLAYIYVEGSEFLTCEDGYNRNIMPDNHNVLLVDGQYTDVFDCNDVYVDSAKARLAQNPDFDIVNEYRGDVMNYVHQDDMVGYYGDTTKIYKEAAKMTEVSRTVFSDDLEFMVFLDRFVSEEDHKFSVISNTNNHATKNFENAYTYALNNKQLGYVIHSDVEITEKQYDQDVVGVMTTQEPDKVCRVEIKSLYFETKQACKKAVMFECFVPANIKVVQDHHKVTIHAKKQYECIAREGFEQYGITSNASMYVIIHDGQTETTFEI